The following are encoded in a window of Methanocella sp. genomic DNA:
- a CDS encoding phosphoribosylanthranilate isomerase: protein MKVKICGVCTPEDAMKCAEAGADAVGMLLARSPRRITVEQARAIAKTLPPAVRPVIVMMPSTVGEAVDAAHAIRPGAIQLQGDEPPEMVSEIKKALPGTCIVKAVHVGEGREMEKALEYEKVADAILLDTASPNRGGSGAIHDWAISKRIVAAVKKPVILAGGLNPKNVASAVREVRPYAVDVASGVEGEGRAKDIRLVTAFIENAKEASDGHQ from the coding sequence GTGAAAGTAAAGATCTGCGGCGTCTGCACGCCGGAGGACGCCATGAAGTGCGCCGAGGCGGGCGCGGACGCCGTGGGGATGCTCCTGGCCCGGTCGCCGCGGCGCATTACAGTCGAGCAGGCCCGGGCGATCGCGAAGACGCTGCCCCCGGCCGTGAGGCCGGTCATCGTGATGATGCCATCCACCGTGGGCGAGGCAGTGGATGCGGCGCACGCCATCCGCCCCGGGGCCATACAGCTCCAGGGCGACGAGCCGCCCGAAATGGTATCTGAAATAAAGAAGGCGCTGCCGGGGACGTGCATCGTCAAGGCGGTCCACGTGGGCGAGGGCCGGGAGATGGAGAAGGCCCTGGAATACGAGAAGGTGGCCGATGCCATCCTGCTGGACACCGCGTCCCCGAACCGCGGGGGCAGCGGGGCGATCCACGACTGGGCTATCTCTAAGAGGATCGTCGCTGCCGTGAAAAAGCCCGTGATACTCGCCGGGGGGCTGAACCCCAAAAACGTGGCCTCCGCCGTCCGGGAGGTCCGGCCATACGCCGTGGACGTGGCCAGCGGCGTCGAGGGCGAGGGCCGGGCCAAGGACATCCGGCTCGTCACCGCATTTATCGAGAACGCGAAGGAGGCCTCCGATGGCCATCAGTAG